In a single window of the Blastopirellula marina genome:
- a CDS encoding TIGR03364 family FAD-dependent oxidoreductase has product MDFDLIVIGGGIVGLGHAWAAAKQGQTVAVFDNNSRAEGASIRNFGMVWPVGQPAGPQRALALRSRTLWRELGAAAGFPVRTCGSLHLAHFEDEMQVLQEFSASSAADGLDIELVDPKQIGNLTSAANQNNLQGGMYSHSELRVTPPIAISSATSYLATSLGVQFHFDTPITKVESGVAFTAEGKSFTAKRIVIATGAYFQYLFPEIHKSERLLLCKLQMMLTEAQPANWQLGPHIASGLTLRHYPSFGSCPTLAIVKDRFAQTCPELDRYGIHVMASQADGGGLILGDSHEYNDDIEPTDKAEIDTLMLQELRKILDVPNWNIARRWSGLYAKHPSQMCFVREVCPDVLVVNGFGGNGMTLALAFSESIIHRWKDSAHLDALNGSPIQDRS; this is encoded by the coding sequence ATGGATTTTGATCTCATTGTTATCGGTGGCGGTATTGTTGGTCTTGGTCATGCCTGGGCAGCAGCCAAACAAGGGCAAACTGTCGCCGTCTTCGACAATAATTCCCGAGCCGAAGGGGCCAGCATACGAAACTTTGGCATGGTGTGGCCGGTCGGCCAGCCAGCTGGGCCGCAACGGGCACTTGCCCTCCGCAGCCGTACATTGTGGCGAGAACTTGGTGCCGCGGCTGGTTTTCCCGTCCGAACTTGCGGTTCGCTGCATCTGGCCCATTTTGAAGACGAGATGCAGGTTCTCCAGGAATTCTCCGCTTCGTCTGCGGCCGATGGGCTCGATATCGAACTTGTCGATCCCAAACAGATTGGCAATCTGACGTCAGCAGCCAACCAGAATAATCTCCAGGGAGGCATGTACAGTCATAGCGAACTTCGCGTTACGCCACCCATCGCGATTAGTTCCGCGACCTCCTACTTGGCAACCTCGCTCGGTGTGCAATTTCATTTCGATACCCCGATCACGAAAGTCGAATCAGGCGTCGCATTCACGGCAGAAGGCAAGTCGTTCACAGCTAAACGCATTGTGATCGCGACGGGAGCATACTTTCAGTATCTCTTTCCCGAAATCCATAAGAGCGAGCGTCTATTGCTTTGCAAATTACAGATGATGCTTACCGAGGCGCAGCCTGCAAACTGGCAACTCGGGCCGCATATCGCGAGTGGGTTGACACTGCGTCACTATCCTTCGTTTGGCAGTTGCCCGACGTTGGCCATAGTGAAGGACCGTTTCGCTCAGACCTGCCCTGAACTCGATCGGTACGGCATTCACGTCATGGCATCGCAAGCGGACGGCGGCGGATTGATCCTGGGAGATTCGCACGAATATAACGACGACATCGAACCAACCGATAAGGCCGAGATCGACACGTTGATGCTACAAGAGCTGCGCAAGATCCTTGATGTCCCCAACTGGAACATCGCTCGTCGCTGGAGCGGGCTATACGCTAAGCACCCCAGTCAAATGTGCTTCGTTCGCGAAGTCTGTCCTGACGTTCTCGTCGTCAATGGATTCGGCGGCAACGGTATGACATTGGCCTTAGCATTCTCGGAATCGATCATTCACCGCTGGAAAGATTCCGCCCATCTCGATGCCTTGAACGGATCTCCGATTCAAGATCGTTCGTAA
- a CDS encoding metallophosphoesterase, whose translation MPFIRLVVCSLALLTVAKLALAHDGPDPLARWRFDSESLVANSDESVSLRARRGPDGAVIGKHQIRGKKYDETLYLPGGQNAVVLAKNHNELKKYLPTEHMTVSMVVSIDQPQQWGGLVGVVQDDGEDESGWIVGYNDEVFTFALRGTEGTGRLTYLAGKTKYEQGKLYHVVATYDGKLMQLFVNGKLDAESKEQAGPIFYPTKSPFVLGGYVDSNEFNGHKGRMREIVLYDLAAKPNWVAHDFEHNANLTSLPAEEVQEPLSFVMKPYLQFGTQTTMTVMWRTNRPGAGTLFYGETDECPHKIKLVDAKEIHEIKIEGLEPETQYFYRTETKLKPGDEPLSSEVATFQTAVKRDTPFAFAVISDTQGNPKVSGTVGDFAWAQRPSFLLHAGDLVSTGKNESHWTEHFFPSMNPLMRHVPTFPVLGNHEQDAKFYYDYFSLPEPEYYYQFRFGNSDFFMIDTNRNVDPESEQYKWLEKALSESDATWKFVCHHHPPYSSDENDYGNLWKTNKSTRGDLDARQLVPLYEKYDVDIVWNGHIHSYERTWPIRDNKAVVDGAPVYMITGGGGGNLETPGPVRPFFMNTVRRGHHYVMVRINGTRLEFQAYDIENRLFDEMVISKKPADD comes from the coding sequence ATGCCTTTCATCAGGCTAGTTGTCTGTTCACTTGCGTTGCTTACCGTCGCCAAATTGGCGCTGGCTCACGACGGCCCCGACCCGCTTGCTCGCTGGCGATTTGATTCTGAATCACTCGTAGCTAACTCCGACGAGTCCGTCAGCTTAAGAGCACGTCGCGGCCCCGATGGAGCCGTCATCGGCAAGCATCAAATCCGCGGTAAAAAGTACGACGAAACCCTCTACCTGCCAGGCGGTCAAAATGCCGTCGTCTTGGCCAAGAATCACAACGAGTTGAAGAAGTATCTTCCGACCGAGCACATGACGGTATCCATGGTTGTCTCGATCGATCAACCTCAGCAATGGGGTGGACTGGTCGGTGTCGTTCAAGACGACGGCGAGGATGAGTCGGGCTGGATCGTTGGCTACAACGACGAAGTGTTCACGTTCGCTCTGCGAGGCACCGAAGGAACGGGCCGCTTGACCTACCTGGCTGGCAAAACTAAGTACGAGCAGGGGAAGCTTTATCACGTGGTTGCCACCTACGATGGAAAGTTGATGCAGCTTTTCGTCAACGGCAAACTTGACGCCGAGAGCAAAGAGCAAGCCGGCCCGATCTTCTACCCGACCAAGTCGCCGTTTGTTCTAGGCGGTTACGTCGACTCGAACGAATTCAACGGGCACAAGGGGCGAATGCGTGAAATCGTCCTCTATGATCTCGCAGCCAAGCCAAATTGGGTAGCGCACGATTTTGAACACAATGCAAACCTCACCTCGCTGCCTGCAGAAGAGGTTCAAGAGCCGCTCAGTTTCGTGATGAAGCCATATCTGCAGTTCGGTACGCAGACGACGATGACCGTCATGTGGCGAACGAATCGGCCAGGTGCGGGCACCTTGTTTTATGGCGAGACAGACGAGTGCCCTCATAAGATCAAACTCGTCGATGCGAAAGAGATCCATGAAATCAAGATCGAAGGTCTCGAACCTGAAACTCAGTACTTTTATCGTACCGAAACGAAACTGAAACCTGGCGATGAGCCACTCTCCAGCGAAGTTGCTACATTCCAAACCGCGGTAAAACGTGACACTCCCTTTGCGTTCGCCGTAATCAGCGATACGCAAGGTAATCCGAAGGTGAGCGGGACTGTCGGCGATTTCGCCTGGGCTCAACGTCCCAGCTTTTTGCTGCACGCCGGCGACCTAGTCAGCACTGGCAAAAACGAGTCGCACTGGACCGAGCATTTCTTTCCCAGTATGAACCCGTTAATGCGTCATGTGCCCACCTTCCCAGTGCTGGGCAATCACGAACAAGACGCCAAATTCTATTACGACTACTTCTCACTGCCAGAGCCAGAATACTACTACCAGTTTCGTTTTGGCAACTCTGACTTCTTCATGATCGACACCAATCGCAACGTCGATCCAGAATCGGAACAGTATAAATGGCTCGAGAAGGCGTTATCCGAATCGGATGCGACCTGGAAGTTTGTCTGTCATCATCATCCTCCCTACTCCTCCGACGAGAACGATTACGGCAATCTCTGGAAGACGAATAAGTCGACGCGTGGCGACTTGGACGCCCGACAGCTAGTTCCTCTTTACGAGAAGTACGACGTCGATATCGTCTGGAACGGCCATATCCATTCCTACGAACGCACCTGGCCGATCCGAGACAACAAAGCGGTTGTCGACGGTGCGCCGGTTTACATGATCACCGGCGGCGGTGGTGGCAATTTAGAAACGCCGGGCCCCGTTCGTCCCTTCTTCATGAACACCGTTCGACGCGGCCACCACTATGTGATGGTTCGCATTAACGGAACGAGGCTGGAATTCCAGGCTTACGATATCGAGAATCGTTTATTCGATGAGATGGTGATCTCGAAGAAGCCGGCCGACGACTAG
- a CDS encoding efflux RND transporter permease subunit, which translates to MFNAFYRDKRLLVLSIAVIIVAGLSSYFVLPRLEDPTLTPRFAIVTTLFPGARADRVEVLVSDRMEEELQEIEEIKEIRSTSRAGASAMVIELRDDVYEVGEIWSRIRDKIDDAKALFPEGVGEPDIEMITTKAYASILGLKWTLDDKPNYAILLRLSEQLEDRMRAIPGTEDVEAFGDPEEEIAVEVRQAQLASVGLNAADVAQQLAASDAKLSAGQVRSTESDFLMEVDSELDSIDRIASTPIRYGSNGRFVRLGDVATVQKGIVQPPSSMAIVNGAHAVILGTLVRSDFRLDLWNAEAQQVVADFEAHLPRGVEVVHMFEQSPYVEARLVNLLWNLLMGGAAVVFVIFFLMGWRSAIVVGAALPLSAFMVLAGMRFMEIPMHQMSITGLIIALGLLIDNAIVMVDEVKTRMEEGDGAAHAVAAATRHLAIPLFGSTLTTGLAFAPIALMPGPAGEFVGTIAISVMLAISSSFILAMTVTPALAAIFENTADAEGKHWWINGLHSPKMTLAWQNTVDFLLSRPLLSIGLSIALPVMGFVQARLLQEQFFPAADRNQFQIELELPPQASIYHTEATAKRLSEIALAHPEVTGIDWVLGQSAPSFYYNIVKRRENNAPYGQAIVHLKSAEGAEHVINQLQKEFDRNVPEARAIARQLEQGPPFDAPVELQIFGPDLHVLRDLGEEIRAQLALIPEVTHTRSDLGDDLPKFALVLDEEKARLAGLDHAQVARQLAAATEGALGGTVLEETEELPVRVRLPESERAKLADISSLDLISPAVGDDSPLKTIPFSAIGSLELKPEISAVTRLDKQRMNEVKAYLQAGVLPSVVLNKLQDRMKAAGIELPTGYHLSLGGEAKGRDQAIGNLMSSVGVLMVLMVATLVLSFSSFRAATLIGCVGFLSVGLGLASLWLFGFPFGFMAIVGTMGLIGVAINDSIVVLAALREDDKAREGDPLAVREVVMKGTRHVVATTATTVVGFLPLVLAGGGFWPPLAISIAGGVVGATMLALTFVPTVHMVFANPAVLNLPCRKKRSPARSAAPSQADPVAEEGVPLYS; encoded by the coding sequence ATGTTTAACGCGTTTTATCGTGACAAGCGGCTGCTGGTCCTTTCGATTGCCGTCATCATCGTGGCGGGACTATCGTCGTACTTCGTGTTGCCGCGGCTGGAAGATCCCACGCTGACCCCGCGTTTTGCGATTGTGACAACTCTTTTTCCAGGTGCCAGGGCCGATCGTGTTGAAGTCTTAGTCAGCGATCGAATGGAGGAAGAACTCCAAGAGATCGAAGAGATCAAGGAGATTCGTTCGACCAGCCGGGCGGGTGCCTCGGCGATGGTAATCGAACTGCGGGACGATGTTTACGAGGTCGGTGAAATTTGGTCTCGTATCCGCGATAAGATCGATGACGCGAAAGCCCTCTTCCCCGAAGGTGTCGGCGAGCCGGACATCGAGATGATCACGACTAAGGCCTATGCGTCGATCCTAGGGCTGAAGTGGACGCTAGATGACAAGCCGAATTATGCGATCTTATTGCGACTTTCCGAGCAATTGGAAGATCGGATGCGGGCGATTCCCGGTACGGAAGATGTCGAAGCTTTTGGTGATCCAGAAGAAGAAATCGCCGTAGAAGTTCGTCAAGCCCAACTCGCGAGTGTCGGCTTGAACGCAGCCGACGTTGCCCAGCAATTAGCGGCCAGCGATGCGAAGCTTTCGGCGGGCCAAGTCCGTTCGACCGAATCGGACTTCTTGATGGAAGTTGATAGCGAACTTGATTCGATCGATCGGATTGCCAGCACGCCTATTCGATACGGAAGCAACGGAAGGTTTGTCCGACTCGGGGATGTGGCAACGGTTCAGAAAGGTATTGTCCAGCCTCCCAGTAGCATGGCGATCGTCAATGGTGCGCATGCGGTGATCTTAGGAACGCTAGTTCGCAGTGATTTTCGACTCGACCTGTGGAATGCAGAAGCTCAACAGGTCGTCGCCGACTTCGAAGCCCACCTGCCGCGCGGTGTCGAGGTGGTTCACATGTTCGAGCAAAGCCCCTATGTCGAAGCCCGATTGGTGAACCTCTTGTGGAATTTGCTGATGGGCGGGGCGGCCGTTGTCTTCGTGATCTTCTTTCTTATGGGATGGCGCAGTGCGATTGTGGTCGGGGCAGCGTTACCCTTATCTGCGTTCATGGTGTTGGCGGGCATGCGGTTCATGGAGATTCCCATGCACCAGATGTCGATCACCGGGTTGATTATTGCCCTGGGATTGTTGATCGATAACGCGATCGTAATGGTCGACGAGGTTAAAACTCGCATGGAAGAAGGAGACGGCGCCGCTCACGCCGTGGCGGCAGCAACGAGGCACCTCGCGATTCCTCTGTTTGGCAGCACGTTGACGACTGGATTGGCATTCGCTCCGATTGCGCTCATGCCAGGCCCAGCTGGGGAGTTCGTTGGTACCATTGCCATTAGCGTGATGCTCGCGATCAGCAGTTCCTTTATCTTGGCCATGACAGTCACACCTGCCCTGGCCGCGATCTTCGAGAACACCGCGGATGCCGAAGGCAAACACTGGTGGATCAATGGACTGCATAGCCCCAAGATGACGCTCGCATGGCAGAATACGGTCGACTTTCTGTTGAGCCGCCCCCTGCTCAGCATCGGTCTTTCGATTGCGCTGCCGGTGATGGGGTTCGTTCAGGCTCGTCTCTTGCAGGAACAGTTTTTCCCGGCGGCAGATCGCAATCAATTTCAAATCGAATTAGAGCTTCCACCTCAGGCGTCGATTTACCATACCGAGGCCACGGCGAAACGGCTGAGTGAAATTGCGTTGGCACATCCAGAGGTAACGGGTATCGATTGGGTGTTAGGGCAAAGCGCACCTTCGTTTTACTACAACATTGTCAAACGTCGTGAGAATAACGCTCCGTACGGCCAGGCGATCGTTCATCTAAAGTCAGCCGAAGGGGCTGAGCATGTGATCAATCAGCTTCAAAAGGAGTTCGATCGCAACGTGCCCGAGGCCAGAGCGATCGCACGTCAGCTGGAACAAGGGCCACCGTTTGACGCTCCCGTTGAGCTACAAATCTTCGGGCCTGACTTACATGTACTACGTGATTTGGGCGAAGAAATTCGCGCCCAACTGGCCCTGATCCCGGAAGTAACGCACACACGAAGCGACTTGGGAGACGATTTGCCCAAGTTCGCCCTGGTCTTGGACGAAGAAAAGGCCCGGCTGGCTGGACTCGACCACGCGCAAGTCGCACGGCAATTGGCAGCCGCCACCGAAGGTGCGCTGGGCGGAACAGTTTTGGAAGAAACGGAGGAGTTGCCGGTCCGTGTTCGTTTGCCTGAATCGGAACGGGCGAAGCTGGCGGATATTTCATCGCTTGATTTGATATCGCCCGCGGTCGGTGATGATAGTCCGCTAAAGACTATCCCGTTCTCGGCAATCGGTTCATTGGAGCTGAAGCCTGAGATTTCGGCGGTGACGCGCTTGGATAAGCAGCGAATGAACGAAGTGAAAGCCTACCTTCAAGCAGGCGTGCTACCATCGGTCGTGCTCAACAAGTTGCAAGACCGAATGAAAGCCGCTGGCATCGAACTCCCCACGGGCTATCACTTGTCGCTTGGTGGAGAGGCGAAGGGACGCGATCAGGCAATTGGCAATTTGATGTCGAGCGTCGGCGTGCTGATGGTATTGATGGTCGCTACTTTGGTTCTGTCGTTCAGCTCGTTTCGGGCAGCCACCTTGATCGGCTGTGTCGGTTTCCTTTCGGTTGGTTTGGGTCTGGCATCGTTATGGCTGTTCGGTTTCCCGTTCGGCTTTATGGCTATTGTCGGAACGATGGGGCTGATCGGCGTTGCAATCAACGACTCGATCGTTGTCTTGGCAGCTTTACGTGAAGATGATAAAGCTCGTGAAGGGGACCCACTTGCTGTACGAGAAGTCGTAATGAAGGGGACGCGGCATGTCGTTGCTACGACTGCGACGACGGTGGTTGGCTTTTTGCCGCTAGTCTTGGCGGGTGGAGGGTTCTGGCCCCCGCTTGCGATTTCGATTGCTGGGGGTGTGGTTGGTGCGACGATGTTGGCACTTACCTTTGTGCCTACGGTTCACATGGTATTTGCGAATCCAGCCGTGCTGAACTTACCTTGTCGCAAGAAGCGTTCGCCCGCCAGATCGGCCGCTCCATCGCAGGCCGATCCGGTTGCCGAGGAAGGGGTTCCCCTCTATTCCTAG
- a CDS encoding efflux RND transporter periplasmic adaptor subunit, translating into MNMNSYSPSGESFFAKKWTKRQQWTARLIAGAVLISGVVAAVAFASGNSTPSAEPVVSTADPIPVAVATIEPKSEYAAHRNYTGTLVAAKTSTLSFELAGKVIEIRVDQGDMVTQGQVLARLDDRHLSARIRQTEAQRAQQAAILDELIAGPRKEQIAAAEAEVRQLTAQLKLQQATKQRRQKLIEQNAISQESLDDAVFGTEAAQGQLDAAKSRLDELKEGTRIEQIEAQKAQVAQLDAQLADLKLEQEDTRLVAPYNGTISQRSVDEGTVITPGTEIFRLVQNEPIEAWFGLPPEVASQLKVGDTLSIDVEKSSFLGTVTGIVPELDTTTRTQTVVLTIEAESSAGLVPAQVARLVLETSREADGFWLPNSALLQGLRGLWSVYVVEEDDTVARREVEILYSESESSFVRGTLLPGEQVVASGINRLVPGVKVQVTSTPEDR; encoded by the coding sequence ATGAATATGAACAGCTACTCGCCCTCCGGTGAGTCTTTTTTTGCTAAAAAGTGGACGAAGCGTCAACAATGGACGGCACGTCTTATCGCCGGGGCGGTTCTCATTTCGGGAGTCGTCGCAGCGGTCGCGTTTGCTTCTGGAAATAGCACGCCATCAGCCGAGCCAGTGGTTAGCACGGCGGATCCAATTCCGGTCGCCGTGGCGACGATTGAGCCGAAGTCCGAATATGCGGCTCATAGAAATTATACCGGCACCTTAGTCGCCGCCAAAACAAGCACGCTCAGCTTTGAGCTCGCCGGTAAGGTGATCGAGATCCGGGTCGATCAAGGCGATATGGTGACTCAGGGGCAAGTACTCGCCCGGCTGGACGATCGCCATCTGTCGGCTCGGATCCGGCAGACCGAAGCCCAGCGAGCTCAACAAGCGGCGATTCTCGACGAACTGATTGCCGGTCCACGGAAAGAACAAATCGCGGCCGCTGAGGCCGAGGTTCGTCAACTAACCGCACAACTCAAGCTACAACAAGCAACGAAACAACGACGTCAAAAACTCATCGAACAGAACGCGATCAGCCAGGAATCGCTTGATGATGCCGTCTTTGGAACGGAAGCAGCCCAAGGCCAGTTGGATGCTGCAAAAAGTCGGCTGGATGAATTGAAAGAAGGAACACGTATCGAGCAAATCGAAGCCCAGAAAGCTCAGGTCGCTCAGCTCGATGCCCAACTGGCTGACTTAAAACTGGAACAAGAGGACACACGGTTAGTCGCGCCCTACAACGGAACGATTTCTCAGCGAAGCGTTGATGAAGGAACCGTTATCACCCCTGGCACAGAAATCTTTCGCTTAGTGCAAAACGAGCCCATTGAAGCTTGGTTCGGCTTGCCTCCCGAAGTTGCCAGTCAATTAAAGGTCGGTGACACGTTGTCGATTGACGTCGAGAAGAGTTCGTTTCTTGGTACGGTGACCGGCATTGTCCCAGAACTGGACACCACGACACGCACGCAAACGGTCGTGCTGACGATCGAGGCGGAATCGTCAGCTGGCCTCGTACCAGCCCAGGTCGCTCGGTTGGTCTTGGAGACCTCGCGGGAAGCAGATGGCTTTTGGCTACCAAATTCTGCGCTACTTCAAGGCCTGCGTGGATTGTGGTCGGTTTACGTGGTGGAAGAGGACGACACGGTCGCTCGTCGCGAAGTCGAGATCCTATACAGCGAAAGTGAGAGTTCTTTTGTGCGGGGGACTTTGCTGCCTGGCGAACAAGTTGTGGCTTCGGGCATCAATCGTCTCGTTCCCGGTGTCAAAGTTCAAGTCACATCGACTCCTGAAGATCGGTAA
- a CDS encoding TetR/AcrR family transcriptional regulator: MTTLSRKQREIQERETKILQVAREMLLRDGYLGLSMDRIAEAVEYGKGTVYRHFPNKEDIILALAVETQKKRTSLFQRASLFHGKSRERLTAVAVAGELFVRLYPEHFCVEQVVRLSSIWEKTSEKRQDVMRTCEHACIGIVSGIVRDAVAQGDLVLPGEMTPEGMVFGLWSISFGSYTLMSTSAPLLDIGIQDPTLAIRGCINQMLDGFGWKALSTEHDYEAVFQKALTETFADEYEQLLALR; encoded by the coding sequence ATGACAACACTCAGCCGTAAACAACGTGAGATTCAAGAGCGAGAGACAAAGATCCTGCAGGTCGCTCGCGAGATGCTGCTCCGTGACGGATATCTCGGACTAAGCATGGATCGAATCGCCGAGGCCGTGGAATATGGGAAGGGGACCGTTTACCGGCACTTTCCCAACAAAGAAGATATCATTTTGGCCCTGGCGGTTGAAACCCAGAAGAAACGAACTTCGTTATTCCAAAGGGCGTCCCTCTTTCACGGAAAGTCACGCGAGCGCTTAACAGCCGTTGCGGTGGCAGGCGAGTTGTTCGTGCGATTATATCCCGAGCACTTTTGCGTGGAGCAAGTGGTGCGATTGTCGTCGATCTGGGAAAAAACGTCGGAGAAGCGGCAGGATGTCATGCGAACATGCGAGCACGCATGTATTGGGATTGTCTCAGGAATTGTGCGAGATGCCGTCGCTCAAGGCGACCTTGTGTTGCCAGGAGAGATGACGCCAGAGGGGATGGTTTTTGGTTTGTGGTCGATCTCATTCGGATCGTACACATTGATGTCGACCAGCGCTCCGCTGCTAGATATCGGCATTCAAGACCCAACGCTGGCAATCCGCGGTTGCATCAACCAGATGCTCGACGGTTTTGGATGGAAAGCATTGTCGACGGAACATGATTACGAAGCGGTCTTTCAAAAGGCTCTGACGGAGACTTTTGCCGATGAATATGAACAGCTACTCGCCCTCCGGTGA
- a CDS encoding SHD1 domain-containing protein has product MSFFKQLTRFCLATAVLASCSLGVNAGSPTGTLAKYGENRSWSNDTGQFRIDGKMQSAEDNLVSIAKSDGRVIKVPLDKLSAKDQQFVNEFLAAEAKMNDPANPFAGGEQANPFAGGEPAAGMPANGAPGTASGIPQKQAVVGGVRPISASPTPGLWDVKPPYPLPELNLHDSIVPLNITNPFASKLVIGAGGRGPKIILNNYRESRRAEENQSQFVVYDASTEQMSSVIKYDLPWRLMAVSPNGSMMAAVRVVGFDKGSDLALFKIEDNELKPMYWFTAGGGDWDELRWASFLPGNRLVTISQKQFVTIWDLSNPVGPKALYRGSTGGPLTATMSPAGELMIFPAGKSIAVVDTTSAKLVGWLERDTEADGIALSPDGRTLAAFHPYTVTLYSMETGAELKQFAVSESTVGHGFRWVGKYLMVGNVMYDTERELAIWNYQGLSGCDLVYGDFYIAGYGEKEQSTLTIFELPHAGALAAAQNVDPTAVFAMRPGDGVKVVFNMSGAPQQVQQDAQTAVQAKIDELGWVRLDNAVTVMEVTVQQGKQDSQDYYVRQGYGPFFAPPGFGAPTGPKETVTFTPWKHSLVVKVGGKQIFSTGYTSSAPHNLQLKENESAQSAVNRIVKPNGKSFQTMKVPPHLLKPEYQGGMGSSRFSKAGLN; this is encoded by the coding sequence ATGAGCTTTTTCAAGCAACTCACCCGATTCTGCCTTGCCACGGCTGTATTAGCCAGTTGTTCTCTTGGTGTTAATGCCGGCTCGCCAACTGGCACGTTGGCGAAGTATGGCGAGAACCGATCATGGTCCAACGATACCGGTCAATTTCGTATCGACGGCAAGATGCAATCGGCAGAAGACAACCTGGTTTCGATTGCGAAATCGGACGGCCGGGTCATTAAGGTTCCCTTGGACAAATTAAGTGCCAAGGATCAGCAGTTCGTCAACGAGTTTCTAGCCGCGGAAGCCAAGATGAATGATCCGGCGAATCCGTTTGCCGGAGGCGAGCAAGCTAATCCATTTGCTGGCGGTGAACCGGCAGCAGGGATGCCGGCCAATGGCGCCCCGGGTACAGCCAGTGGAATTCCGCAAAAACAGGCCGTCGTGGGTGGTGTTCGTCCGATCTCTGCCTCACCCACACCAGGTTTGTGGGACGTGAAGCCACCTTACCCGCTTCCTGAATTGAATTTGCACGATTCGATCGTTCCCCTCAATATTACCAACCCGTTTGCCTCGAAACTTGTGATTGGTGCGGGTGGACGAGGCCCGAAGATTATCCTCAACAACTATCGCGAGAGCCGTCGCGCTGAAGAAAACCAGAGCCAATTCGTCGTCTATGATGCGTCGACAGAACAGATGTCGTCGGTCATCAAGTATGACCTTCCCTGGCGATTGATGGCCGTCTCGCCGAACGGCAGCATGATGGCTGCGGTTCGTGTGGTTGGCTTCGACAAGGGAAGCGATCTTGCTTTGTTTAAGATTGAAGACAACGAGCTTAAGCCGATGTATTGGTTTACGGCAGGCGGAGGCGACTGGGACGAATTGCGTTGGGCCAGCTTTTTGCCTGGCAACCGACTAGTCACCATTAGCCAGAAACAGTTTGTCACGATCTGGGACTTAAGCAATCCCGTCGGTCCCAAAGCGCTATATCGCGGATCGACCGGTGGTCCTTTGACCGCGACCATGTCGCCTGCAGGCGAGTTAATGATCTTCCCTGCTGGCAAGAGCATTGCCGTGGTCGACACGACGAGTGCTAAGTTGGTCGGCTGGTTGGAACGTGACACTGAAGCCGACGGCATCGCCCTGTCCCCAGACGGACGTACCTTGGCTGCGTTTCACCCCTACACCGTGACGCTCTACAGCATGGAGACGGGTGCCGAGCTAAAGCAATTTGCAGTCTCCGAGAGCACGGTAGGTCACGGATTTCGTTGGGTTGGAAAATACTTGATGGTCGGAAACGTGATGTATGACACGGAACGTGAGTTGGCAATTTGGAATTATCAAGGCTTGTCAGGATGCGACTTGGTCTATGGTGATTTCTACATTGCAGGTTACGGCGAGAAAGAACAATCGACCCTTACGATCTTTGAACTTCCCCATGCTGGAGCACTTGCCGCAGCGCAAAATGTCGACCCGACCGCTGTATTTGCCATGCGACCAGGGGACGGCGTCAAGGTTGTCTTCAACATGAGCGGTGCCCCACAACAAGTACAGCAAGATGCCCAGACGGCAGTTCAAGCGAAGATCGACGAGCTTGGGTGGGTTCGCCTCGATAACGCCGTCACCGTGATGGAAGTCACCGTCCAGCAAGGAAAACAAGACTCGCAAGACTATTACGTCCGTCAGGGTTATGGCCCTTTCTTCGCTCCGCCAGGATTCGGTGCGCCGACGGGACCGAAAGAAACGGTGACCTTCACTCCATGGAAGCATTCGCTAGTGGTTAAGGTCGGTGGAAAGCAAATCTTTAGCACCGGTTATACGAGCAGTGCTCCTCACAACCTCCAGTTGAAAGAGAACGAATCGGCACAATCTGCCGTCAATCGCATCGTAAAGCCTAACGGCAAGTCGTTCCAAACGATGAAGGTCCCTCCTCATCTCCTCAAGCCTGAGTATCAAGGCGGTATGGGAAGTTCTCGCTTCAGCAAGGCGGGGCTGAACTAG